Within the Candidatus Saccharibacteria bacterium oral taxon 488 genome, the region GACGTCGTGTCCGCCAAATGAGCGTTTGAACTTGGTGAAGCCAGCCCACGGGTGATTTTTATCGGCGCCGTCGGGGGCGATACCGTAGAGGTCAGCTTTGGTTAATCCGTGCTGCTGAGCGTCAACGATTGCCTCGGCTAGCAGGGCAGTGCCAGCGTTGAGCTTGCGGTGAGCTGGGTCTGATGAGGCGCCAGCGTGGGCGTAATATAGCGTGTCGCTGTTATGATAAAACAGGGCGGCGGCGATGGGTTGATCATCAAGCGCGGCGTAGTACAGTGTGGCTGCACCGAGCGGGAAGAGAGTGGCGGCTTGCTGGCGGAAATAACTATCGGGGTGCGGCGTAATGCCGCGGTGCTGAGCGACTTGGTGGACGAATTTCAGTAAGATATCAATGTCGTGCGGGTTGGTCGAGCGGTGGACAGAGACGCCTTTTTTATGATAATTGCGGTACACATTACGAACTGGCTGTGCCATATGGGCGATCAGCTGGTCTTGCGGCTGGGTCAGGTCGATGACGTGCGAGTGCTCGGGCTGGAGCTTTTGGTAGGTGACCTTTTTCCAGCCGTGAGTTTGCAGATGGGCGGTAAAGTCGAGGTTGGTTGGTTCGACGCGCAGAAAGGTAACATGATGTTTTTTACCAAGTTGAGTTAAGGAATCAAGGGCTGCCGCTAGCGAATGCTCGTCATTGGCAGTAGGACCGTACGGGCAATACAGGCGGGAATTGCCGGTGCTGCGCTCCAAAATAGCCAGATATTCCCAACCTGGGCCGCTATCGCGAAAGGTGGTGCGGCCGAGTGATTCTTGAAAGGCTTGCCAGGCGGTTGATTGTAAAAAATGTTGATTCATGTTGTAATCCTCACAACGTTAGATTGTTGTCATTGATAAACTTGGTTGGACTTCCAGGTCGTACGGGTCGGCGGGCTGGTCGATTTGAGCGCGGAAATAACCGAGCGCGGCGATCATGGCGGCGTTGTCGGTGCAGAGCTGGATCGGTGCATACTCGATGTCGATAGGCAAGGCCCGGCGCAGTTGGCGGCGTAATTCTTGGTTGGCGGCGACGCCACCGGCGATGACGACGGAGGCAGGCTGGAAATTGTCGTAAGCTTTCTTAGTCTTATCGACCAGGGTTTTAACGGCGGTGTACTGGAAACTGGCTGCCATATTATGCCTTAGGCTGTCGTTTACTAGCTCTGGAAGCTCGTGCGACGGAAAGGTGAAGTCTTTGCCCACCTCGCGCTGAACGGTCCTCAGAACGGCTGTCTTGAGGCCAGAGAAGGAAAAATCGTACTTGCCAGTGAGCTTGGCGATGGGCAGGTGAAAGGCGTGGGGATCGCCGAGCTCGGCTGCTTTGGCGATGGCAGGGCCGCCAGGGTAGGGCAGACCAATGATTTTGGCAACCTTATCGAACGCCTCGCCGACGGCGTCGTCTTGGGTCTGGCCGATGAGCTGGTAGTCGCCGTGACCTTGGAAAAGGACGAGTTGCGAATGCCCGCCAGAGACGATGAGGGCGAGGAGGGGGAAGGTGGGTTGATAATGCGGTAAAGACAGCGCCAAATCGCTAGAATTAACAACGGCTTCCGCACGCCGAGATGCTTTCTTGTCAGATTCTTTGGCGACTGCGGGACTTGCTTTGCTCAAACAGTCCTCGTCTCGCAAGGAATCTGACAAGCTCGCCTCTCGGGTTTGTGCAGATGTTGTTAATTCCAGCAATTTGGCATGTTTTGAGCCTCTCTTTTTCTGTTCGGTGATAAAATTAGCATACACATGCGCCTCGACATGGTGTATTTTATAAAGCGGCTTATCGTGAATGATGGCGAGAGTGCGAGCAGCGAGAGTGCCGATGAGCAGCGAACCGATCAGGCCGGGCGCATAGGTGACGGCGATGGCGTCGATATCGTCCCAGGTGCAATCAGCGTCAGACAAAGCTTTTTTAATGACCGGGTTGACAACTTCCAGGTGGCTGCGGGCGGCAATTTCTGGGATGACGCCGCCGTATTCGGCGTGGATGTCGATTTGGGAATTGATCACATTAGAAAGCAGGCGTTCGCCGTCTTCAACGACCGCCGCCGCTGTTTCGTCGCAGCTGGACTCGATTCCCAAAATCCTCATTTGCTTTTATTATAGCAAATATAAGTGGTAAAATAGGGATATGAAAGCCATATTGGTGAAGTTTGTAAGGAAAGTACTGCCGGGCGGGATGCTGCGGCGGTTGGAGAATGGGTATCGGCGGCTGCGTGTCAAACTAGTTAGCGCGCGGTATGGCAATCCGTCAAAGCACCTCAGGGTGATCGCGGTGACTGGGACGAATGGCAAGACGACAACGTCGTGCTATATCAATGAGATTTTGAAAGAAGCTCATTTCACGACCGCGATGTTCACCACAGCGGTGATCGAGGTGGCGGGCAAGCGAAAACTCAATGACCTCAACGCTACGGTGGCGAGCACAGCGCGGATGCAGCGGTTTTTCCGCGACGCTAAGCGGGCGAACGCTGACTACGTGGTGCTGGAGGTGACGAGTCATGCGCTGGATCAGCACAAGCTGGACGGCGTGCCGATCGAGGCAGCGGTGATGACGAATTTGACGCAGGATCACCTCGATTACCACAAGACGATGGAAGAGTACGCAGCGGCCAAGAGCAAGCTGTTTCAGCTGCGTCCGCGGTTTATCGTGCTCAACCGCGATGATGAGTGGTATGACTATTTTAATCAGTTTGTTGCCAGCGAGCAAAAGATGACGTACGGTCGAAGTGCGGAGGCTGAGGCAAAAATTACCCACGTCAAGTTGTATCGTAAGGGCACTGAGGCCGACGTGGTGCTGGATCATCAGACACACTTGGAGTTGGCGACGAATCTGCCGGGCGAGTTCAACGTGATGAATATGACGGCTGCGACGACGCTGGCGTATTTATTGGGCGTCAAGCTGGAGGATATCCAGGAGGGCGTAGCCAATGTCGAGGCCGTGCCAGGGCGGTTTGAGCGAGCGGTCGAGGGCCTGGGCTATGACGTGATCGTTGATTATGCGCATACGCCGGATGCGCTGGAAAAACTGCTGGCTGCGGCCCGCGGTATCACTAAGCAGCGGGTGATTTTGGTGTTCGGGGCGTGTGGCGATCGTGATCAGGGCAAGCGACCGATCATGGGCGAGATCGCGGCGCGTGGGGCGGATCGGATTTTCCTGACTGATGAGGAAAGCTATAACGAAGATCCAGAGCAGATCCGGCGGATGCTAATGGAAGGAATTGAGCGCGGTCGCGGTGACGCGAAAACAACGGAAATTGCCGACCGGCACCAGGCGATTGAGCGGGCGCTTGGCTGTGCCAAGAAGGGCGATATGGTGCTAATCACCGGCATGGGTCACGAGCAATATCGGATCGTCAATGGTCAGCGGCTGCCGTGGAATGATGGCCAGGTGGTGCGCGAGATCGTTGGTCGGGAACGGGCGGCGTGAGGTATGCGGCTACTATTGGTAACCAGAGGGATTCCCGGCTCTGGTAAGTCGACGTTTCTCGCGGAGCAGGGGCTTGATATGTATACCTTGTCGCCGGATGCGATACGGCTGATGCTGGCGTCGCCGCAGTTGACGCTTGACGGGCAAACGACTATGCCGTCGCGTCAGGATGCAATGGTGTGGCGGCTATTACACGAGATGCTGGAGCAGCGGATGACGCGGGGTGAGACGACGGTGGTTGATGCAACGCACACGACGCCGAATTACTTCAAGACGTACGGCGAGCTGTGCCGGAAATATCGCTACCGGCTGGTGGTGATTGATTTTGCTGATGTGCCGCTGGCGGTATGTCAAGAGCGTAATCGAGGGCGGCCGAGCCATAAGGTGGTGCCGAGTAGCGTACTTGAGCGCATGCATCGGCGGCTGCAGCAAAGTTCACTGCCGAAATGGGTGACGGTGGTGCGGACAGCTGAGGAGGTGAATCAACTGCTTACTAATCAGCCAGAGAACGTTGATAGATATCGGGCGATTCATCACATTGGCGATGTCCAGGGGTGTTTTACGCCGCTGAAGGAATATGTCGAGCGGTATCCGCTTCGGGATGATGAGCTGTATATTTTTGTCGGTGACCTGTTGGATCGCGGCACGGAGAATGATGCGGTGATGCGATTTGTTTGTGACGAGCTACTTGACCGACCAAACGTGCGGTTCGTCGAGGGCAATCATGAGCTATATCTCTGGCAGTGGGCGACTGATCAGCCGGTTGCGGCGCGGGTGTTTAGCGAACAAACGCAGCCGCAGCTGGAGGCGGCAGGCATTGATAAGCGCAAGGTAGCGCGGCTGATGCGGCGGATGGATCAATATATTTTGTACCAATTTCGAGACCAAACCGTCTTGGTGACGCATGGTGGACTTAGTACGCTGCCGGAGCGGTTGCCGCTGGTGGCGACCAGCCAGCTGATCCATGGCGTGGGGGTGTATGATGAGGTTGGGGCGGTGGATGATGCATTTATGGCGCAGACTGATGACGCGACGTTTCAGATTCACGGACATCGCAACAGGCAAAATTACCCCACGCGCTACAACGAACGGTGCTATAACTTAGAGGGAAAGGTTGAGTTTGGCGGCGAGCTGCGAACAGTGCGGCTGGACGAGAACGGCATGACGCCAATCACTATTCGAAACCAACAGGCAACAGCGCGGCTGTATCCGGAAAACGCAGCGTTCCTAAGCCAGCTGCGGCAGAATCGTTACATTCGCGAATCAATCCTGCCGGGTGATATCAGCTCGTTTAATTTCAAGCCCGAGGCATTTTATCGTCAAGCATGGACGACG harbors:
- a CDS encoding tRNA (adenosine(37)-N6)-threonylcarbamoyltransferase complex transferase subunit TsaD gives rise to the protein MRILGIESSCDETAAAVVEDGERLLSNVINSQIDIHAEYGGVIPEIAARSHLEVVNPVIKKALSDADCTWDDIDAIAVTYAPGLIGSLLIGTLAARTLAIIHDKPLYKIHHVEAHVYANFITEQKKRGSKHAKLLELTTSAQTREASLSDSLRDEDCLSKASPAVAKESDKKASRRAEAVVNSSDLALSLPHYQPTFPLLALIVSGGHSQLVLFQGHGDYQLIGQTQDDAVGEAFDKVAKIIGLPYPGGPAIAKAAELGDPHAFHLPIAKLTGKYDFSFSGLKTAVLRTVQREVGKDFTFPSHELPELVNDSLRHNMAASFQYTAVKTLVDKTKKAYDNFQPASVVIAGGVAANQELRRQLRRALPIDIEYAPIQLCTDNAAMIAALGYFRAQIDQPADPYDLEVQPSLSMTTI
- a CDS encoding peptidoglycan bridge formation glycyltransferase FemA/FemB family protein; amino-acid sequence: MNQHFLQSTAWQAFQESLGRTTFRDSGPGWEYLAILERSTGNSRLYCPYGPTANDEHSLAAALDSLTQLGKKHHVTFLRVEPTNLDFTAHLQTHGWKKVTYQKLQPEHSHVIDLTQPQDQLIAHMAQPVRNVYRNYHKKGVSVHRSTNPHDIDILLKFVHQVAQHRGITPHPDSYFRQQAATLFPLGAATLYYAALDDQPIAAALFYHNSDTLYYAHAGASSDPAHRKLNAGTALLAEAIVDAQQHGLTKADLYGIAPDGADKNHPWAGFTKFKRSFGGHDVTFAGAWDLPLQRSRYWLYRAYQTLR
- a CDS encoding AAA family ATPase, producing the protein MRLLLVTRGIPGSGKSTFLAEQGLDMYTLSPDAIRLMLASPQLTLDGQTTMPSRQDAMVWRLLHEMLEQRMTRGETTVVDATHTTPNYFKTYGELCRKYRYRLVVIDFADVPLAVCQERNRGRPSHKVVPSSVLERMHRRLQQSSLPKWVTVVRTAEEVNQLLTNQPENVDRYRAIHHIGDVQGCFTPLKEYVERYPLRDDELYIFVGDLLDRGTENDAVMRFVCDELLDRPNVRFVEGNHELYLWQWATDQPVAARVFSEQTQPQLEAAGIDKRKVARLMRRMDQYILYQFRDQTVLVTHGGLSTLPERLPLVATSQLIHGVGVYDEVGAVDDAFMAQTDDATFQIHGHRNRQNYPTRYNERCYNLEGKVEFGGELRTVRLDENGMTPITIRNQQATARLYPENAAFLSQLRQNRYIRESILPGDISSFNFKPEAFYRQAWTTQTMRARGLFLNTLTNEIVIRAYDKFFNIGERRDTELAALEQTMTFPVRAWVKENGFLGLVGYNSAAGRLVMASKSTTEGDYAAAFRREFLEQFRDRLPYITDYLRRHNVCLLFEVMLPRFDPHIIAYESDQLVLLDIVKRQVAYEAVDRQERERFAREIGANSKRLAAEFSSWREFMTWFDRLHGMAYQWQGEWIEGFVIEDAGGYQVKVKLDYYTFWRQMRTALAALQAGRQPSTRPDCPDPALAARVIKYMRQLPVEELARLDIIALRRRFE
- a CDS encoding UDP-N-acetylmuramoyl-L-alanyl-D-glutamate--2,6-diaminopimelate ligase encodes the protein MKAILVKFVRKVLPGGMLRRLENGYRRLRVKLVSARYGNPSKHLRVIAVTGTNGKTTTSCYINEILKEAHFTTAMFTTAVIEVAGKRKLNDLNATVASTARMQRFFRDAKRANADYVVLEVTSHALDQHKLDGVPIEAAVMTNLTQDHLDYHKTMEEYAAAKSKLFQLRPRFIVLNRDDEWYDYFNQFVASEQKMTYGRSAEAEAKITHVKLYRKGTEADVVLDHQTHLELATNLPGEFNVMNMTAATTLAYLLGVKLEDIQEGVANVEAVPGRFERAVEGLGYDVIVDYAHTPDALEKLLAAARGITKQRVILVFGACGDRDQGKRPIMGEIAARGADRIFLTDEESYNEDPEQIRRMLMEGIERGRGDAKTTEIADRHQAIERALGCAKKGDMVLITGMGHEQYRIVNGQRLPWNDGQVVREIVGRERAA